Within Alteromonas sp. LMIT006, the genomic segment ATGTTGTGCGCGCCTTATTAGAGCGCGGTGATCAGGTTGTGGGGTTAGATAACCTGAATGACTATTATGACCCGCAACTAAAATATGACCGACTTGAGTGGATCAACTCACATCCCAATAGAAATCTGTTTGCCTTTCATAAACTCAATGTGGCCGACCGCGATAGTCTGGCATCTCTTTTTGCCGCTGAGCGATTTGAGCGAGTGATCCACCTTGCCGCGCAAGCAGGTGTACGTTACTCAATTGATAATCCACATGCGTATATTGACAGTAATATCGTCGGGTTTATGAATATTCTGGAAGGATGTCGACACCACCAAGTACATCACCTTGTGTATGCGTCATCCAGTTCGGTTTACGGGGCGAACGAGTCTATGCCGTTTTCGGTCTCGGATAATGTGGATCATCCAGTTTCTTTATATGCAGCAAGCAAAAAAGCCAATGAATTGATGGCGCATACCTATAGTCATTTGTTCGGGTTACCTACCACAGGACTGCGCTTTTTTACCGTTTATGGCCCATGGGGACGTCCTGATATGGCCCCAATAAAGTTTGCTAAAGCTATCTTGGCTGATGCACCAATCAAGGTATATAACTATGGTAATCATCGCCGAGACTTTACGTATATCGACGATATCGTTAACGGCGTTGTGCGCATTTGTGATCATATCGCTACACCTGATCCTGATTGGCAAGGAGATGCACCAAAACCGGCTTCATCCAAAGCACCTTGGCGCGTCTACAACATTGGTGCACAAACCCCAGTGCACTTATTGACTTTCATCGAAACTTTGGAACATGCTCTTGGCAAAACAGCCGACAAACAAATGCTACCCATGCAACCAGGCGATGTACAAGATACGTTTGCTGACGTTGAAGCGCTAGTGAACGCAGTGGATTATCGTCCAGCTGTCGGTGTTGAAGAGGGCGTGGCTCGCTTTATCCGATGGTATCGTAACTATCACAGCGATGCTGCTACCTCCTGATACCCCTACTATTTGAACAAAAAAAGCCCAAGCTAACAAAGATAATATTAGCTTAGGCAAGGTTGGTATGTTTTGCGAATTTGCTTATTAACTAAGCAATTCTAGGTTTATCCACCGTGTAATGCTTTCATCTCACGACGACGTGCATGCAATAATGGTTCAGTATAACCGCTCGGTTGAACGGTACCCAAGATAATCAAATCGCGTGCAGCTTGATAGCCGATAGAATTAGCGAGATCCGGACACATTGGGATATAGTCTGCGTCGTTGGCGTTCTGTTCATCTACCAGTTGTGCCATACGCGCCATGGTTTCATCCACTTGTTCTAACGATACGAGCTTATGTTCCAGCCAGTTAGCAATGTGTTGGGCGGAAATACGAAGGGTTGCACGGTCTTCCATCAAGCCAACATTATTGATGTCAGGCACTTTTGAACAGCCTACGCCTTGATGTACCCAACGTACAACATATCCAAGGATCCCTTGAATGTTATTGTCGAGTTCACGTTGAATTTCATCCGTACTCAAGGTACGGCCAGCTTCCATTAACGGAATATCAAGGATCGTATCAATACCGTCAAAACTTTCGGCTTTCATTTGCTCTTGCAAAGCAAACACATTGATTTGGTGATAATGCAGAGCGTGTAAGGTGGCTGCCGTGGGTGATGGTACCCATGCCGTGTTCGCTCCAGCTTGTGGGTGAGCGACTTTGGCTTCCATCATATTGGCCATTTGATCAGGGATTGGCCACATACCTTTACCAATTTGCGCTTTACCTGACATTTCACATGCTAGACCTGTAGTGACGTTGGCTTTTTCGTATGCACCAATCCAAGGACGTTGCTTGAGTTCGCCTTTTGGCGCAAAGGCGCCGGCTTTCATTGAGGTATGAATTTCATCACCGGTGCGGTCTAAGAAACCAGTATTAATGAAAACGGTACGGAAACGCGCTGCGGCAATACACGCTTGTAAGTTTACTGAAGTACGACGTTCTTCGTCCATGATGCCGATTTTGAGGGTATAGCGTTCAAGACCCAGTGCATCTTCAATGGCATTAAATAAGTCATTGGCAAATGCAACTTCTTCAGGTCCATGCATTTTCGGTTTTACGATATAAATGCTGTTTTCTTTTGAATTTTGGAAAGGCGAGTTGCCTTTGAGGTCATGCATACCGATCAAAGAAGTGATCATTCCATCCATAATGCCTTCTGGGATGGGCTGATCATTGAATAAAATGGCGTCATTTGTCATCAAGTGACCCACGTTACGCACAAACATGAGGCTGCGGCCAGAAAGGGTCAAATTACCGCTGTCAAACGTGGTATAAATACGGTCGGCTTGCATCTTACGAGTAATCGCCTTGCCATTTTTGTTCATTTCGATAGATAGACTACCTTGCATCAGCCCTAACCAGTTTTGATAGACCAAGGTTTTGTCTTCGGCATCCACTGCTGCGACAGAGTCTTCGCAGTCCATAATGGTGGTTAAAGCAGATTCAATCACAATGTCTTTGATGCTGGCAGGATCCGCATCGGCAATGGGATGGTCGGTAGCGAACTGTAACTCAACATGTAAACCGTTATTGCGCAGTAAGATTGCACTTGGGTTGGTCAAACTGCCTTGATATCCGACTACTTGTTGCGGTTGTTGCAAGCTTGTGCTCGAGCCGTCTTTTAATGCTATCGCAAGCTGTCCTTCAGTAATGGTATAAGCGGTCGCATCAGTATGTGAACCGACTTCTAGAGGCGCAATAGTATCGAGGTATTGACGAGCTTGAGCAATGACCTTTTGACCACGTGTGGCATTGTAGCCATTGGTTTTTTCTGCACCATCGTCTTCACTGATCACATCCGTGCCGTAAAGAGCATCATACAAGCTACCCCAACGCGCATTGACTGCGTTCAAAGCGTAGCGAGCGTTGTTAATTGGGACAACCAGCTGAGGACCGGCAAGGGTCGCGATTTCCGCATCAACATTGGCCGTTTCGACACGACTTTCTGAAGGTGCTTCAACGAGATAACCGATTTCTTGTAAGAACGCTTTGTATTGATCAAAATCCGCCTCAGGTTGGCCAACGTGAAAACCATCTATTTGGGCTTGCAGTTGGTCGCGCTTTTCTAATAAAGCCTGATTGCGTGGCACGAAGTTTTCGAGGATTTGTTCGAATGCTGTCCAAAAATGAGCAAAGTCTACGCCTGTGTTGGCGATGGCTTGTTGTTCGATAAATTGGTCGAGTTCGGTTGCTACGGACAATTTGCCGCGGCGGATATATTGCGTCATATTCTGACTCCGGTAGTGGTACTTGCTTTGGCATTAATTATAAAGCAACACTTTATATTCTTAACATTATAAAAATGATGTTAAACATTCACGCTGTGAATGATTTTAATAATTTGCCATATTATCGGCAACTTCTGCAATTAAACGTCTCAACCACATGTGACCAGCGTCATGATGCAGTAGAGCGCTCCATGCCATTTTTAGTGCAATCGGCGGAATATCAAATGGTGGTGCAGTAATTTCAAGTTCTGGATCATCCGCGTAAATGCGAGCGGCGCGAGAAGGCAATGTGGCAATCAAGTTTTGCGTTTTGGCTAACTGCAATGCAGCATGATAGTGGCGAGTAAACACCCGAATGTTACGTTTTTTGCCTAGTTTTGTCAGTTCTGCATCGACCCATCCGAGTTTTTGCACTTCATTGGGATCAATCCCTACACCAATTCCAAATCCGGTCTTACTAACCCATATATGCTTGGCTTTAAGGTAGCTATCGAGATTGAATTTATTGGCAATATCGTTACTTTTGGCGAATACGCATGAAAAATTATCATACCAGATCACTTTTTGATGGAATGATAGGGGTAAGTCATCGAAGCGGTTTATCGCCATATCAACGCGACCTTGCTCGACATCGTGGAACGTCACGTCCGATGGCGTAATCAAATCCAGCGTGATATGAGGCGCTTGTTCGTTGATGGTATCAATCAGTTCGAGTAACAAAGTGGATTCGGCGTAATCAGAGGTCATGATACGGAAAGTACGGGTAGACGTTTCAGGATCAAAATCGGTTTCTGGTTGAATCGAGGTTTCTAGCTGACTGAGTACGTCTCGAATAACCGGTCTGAGTTCTAACGCGCGTTTGGTCGGTGTCATGCCCTCACTCGTACGCACGAGTAATGGATCTTTAAAAAGGTCACGTAGACGTTTTAAACCATTACTCATGGCTGGTTGTGTAATACTGAGCTGGTTGGCTGCTTTGGTTACACTTCCCTCTCTTAGTAACACGTCTAAATAGACTAAGAGATTGAGATCAATCTTGGAAATGTTCATGGTTACGCCTTCTTACTTGCTTAAAATCATTATATAAACTGCCATGCGCTTTGCGATACGCTATTAGTCTAATGAATGAAAGGCGATGTTTATATTTTTATAATCTATAAAAAAGCCCAGTAAAACTGGGCTTTGTGTAGGGTACTAATTCAGTACAAACAATCTAATCAATTAGTCGAACTGATTCATTGTGTTGTCGTCACCAGACGCTTTAAGCGCTTGGTCACCTGAGAAGTATTCTTTGTGTGTATCACCTAGGTCAGAACCAGCCATTGCTTGGTGCTTAACACACGCTAGACCTTGACGGATTTCTTGACGCTGAACACCGCGAACGTATGCCAACATACCTTCGTCACCGAAGTAACCTTTTGCTAAGTTGTCAGTAGACAATGCTGCAGTGTGGTAAGTCGGTAGAGTGATCAAGTGGTGGAAGATACCTGCTTCACGCGCAGCATCTGCTTGGAAAGTACGTACTTTCTCATCCGCTTCAGCAGCGAGTTCAGAGTTATCGTATTCTGCATTCATTAGGTCTGCACGGATGTATGCTGATACATCTTTACCTGCTTCTGACCATGCATCAAATACTTGCTGACGGAAGTTAAGCGTCCAGTTGAATGAAGGAGAGTTGTTGTATACAAGCTTCGCGTTAGGAACAGTCTTACGAATTTCGTTAACCATTTCTGCGATTTGACCAACGTGTGGCTTTTCAGTTTCGATCCAAAGAAGGTCAGCACCATTTTGTAGTGATGTTACACAGTCAAGAACAACACGGTCGATACCAGTGTTTTCTTTGAATTTGTAAAGACCATTAGGAAGACGAACAGGCTTAACTAATTCACCGTTTAATTTCATTACAGTGTCGCCATTCTTAAGCTCATCAACACTGCCTACAGGTGAAGTTTCTAGGAATGCATTGTACTGTTCTGCTAAGTCACCTTCAGAAGTCGATACTGGGATTTTCTGAGTTAGGCCAGCACCTAATGAGTCAGTACGTGCAACGATAACACCGTCATCTACGCCTAGCTCTAAGAATGCGTAACGAACTGCATTGATTTTCGCAAGGAAATCTTCGTGTGGTACGGTAACTTTACCATCTTGGTGACCACATTGCTTCGCGTCAGATACTTGGTTTTCGATTTGGATACAGCACGCACCCGCTTCGATGAATTTCTTAGCAAGTAGGTAAGTCGCTTCTTCGTTACCAAAACCAGCGTCGATGTCTGCAATAATTGGTACAACGTGCGTTTCGAAGTTATCGATCGCTGCTTGTGCAGCTGCAACGTCACCGCCGTTAGCGCGTGCATCGTCTAGCTCTTTGAAAAGGTTACCAAGTTCACGTGCGTCAGCTTGACGTAGGAACGTGTATAATTCTTCGATTAGGTCAGCAACAGACGTTTTTTCGTGCATGGATTGGTCAGGAAGAGGACCAAACTCTGAACGAAGTGCTGCAACCATCCAACCAGAAAGGTAAAGATACTTTTTGTCAGTTGTTTTTTGGTGCTTCTTGATAGCGATCATTTTTTGTTGACCGATGAAGCCGTGCCAGCAACCTAGAGACTGAGTGTACTGTGCAGAATCTGCATCGTACTCAGCCATGTCTTTACGCATAATACCTGCAGTGTACTTAGCGATATCTAAACCGGTTTTGAAACGGTTTTGTAATTTCATGCGAGTCGCATATTCAGGGCTAATTGCATTCCAAGCTTGGTTTTGACCGATAAGCTCAGCAAATGCGTTTTGCGTTTCTTGATAATTAGACATAGTCTTATCCTTTCTTTCAGGTTGATTCGATTGCGAAGACAAGTTGTTGCCTCGCGAACACATATACATCCTAGAAGGTTTATTTTGATAAATACAATCAATGAGTTTCATTGCCATCATTCATATAATGAATGAGATGTAGGTGGGTGGAAGCTTTTTTATTTTGCGCTTAGGTTTGATGGGACATAGCGAATGATCGTCAAAAATCTGGCTGACTATGTATACTGATTATAAAAGCCGTGAATGAGCCTAAGGTATTAGTCAATTGTGCGACATTAGCAATAAAAAATGTCACAACTATGTCATTAATCATTCAGAATCATCGTATATAATAGCCAAAATATTCATAGGGAAAATAACTATGCTAAAAAAGATATTCTTCGCATCGGCAAGTGCCATATTATTTGCTTGCTCATCCACACAGGTGCCTGATACCACTCCTGCCCCAGTCAGTGAGCTCAATCAACCTCTTAACATTATCATGGTGGTAGCAGATGGAATGGGTCCAGCCTTTACTAGTGCGTATAAATATTATCAAGATAATGCTACCACTCCTGAACTAGAAGCTACTTGGTTCGACCGACATCATGTCGGTATGTCTACTACATTTCCGGCGAAAGTCTCTGGCTTAGTCACAGACAGCGCCGCAAGTGCAACGGCATTAGCCGCAGGGGTGAAGAGCTACAATGGTGCAATTGGTATGGACGTGGATAAAATACCCGTTCGTACTGTTTTGCATGCGGCCAAAGCCAAAGGCATGAAAACAGGTTTGGCCGTGACCTCACAGATCGTACATGCGACACCTGCAGCCTATATTGCCCATAACGAATCGCGTCGTAACTATGATGCGATTGCCGATCAGTATTTTGATTTGCGTTATCAAGACGATTTTTGGGTGGATGTCATGTTAGGGGGGGGGACCGCTTATTTTGACCGCGAGGATCGCAATTTAGCTCAGGAGTTCATTGATGCCGGTTATGCCTATGTGACTGAGTATAATGCATTGGCACAAATTGAGGAGCCATCACGTGTGTTGGGTTTATTTGCTGAAAAGGGCTTACCCTGGGCAATAGATGATCCGCAACCTCAACGCTTGCGCACTTTGACTGAGCACGCTTTGAAGCATTTGCAACATGACGAGGGGTTTTTCTTGTTGGTGGAGGCCAGTCAAGTAGACTGGGCCGGACATGCGAATGACATTACCGGTGTGATGGCCGAAATGCAAGATTTGCACGACACCTTGTTGTTACTTGAAGAGTTTCAACGAGTGAACCCAAATACATTGGTCATCTTAACGGCTGACCACTCAACGGGGGGGCTGACCTTAGCGAAGGACGGTGAATACCGCTGGTCACCAGAATATTTACATAATATTCCTGTATCCGTTGAATCTATGGTGCTCACCATGCAAGAAAAAGACATGAATGGTACCGAAAGAGTACAGTATCTCGAGCAGGTGTTGGCGTTTGATTTGACGATTGAGCAAGAAGAAATTGTGGTGCTGATGGATTTATCGCAGGGCTTACGCGCGTTAACCGCGCAAATCAAACCCTTTATCGACACTAAAACCAATACCGGCTGGACCACCACGGGTCATACGGCGATAGATGTTCAAGTTTACGCATCAGGGCCTTATGCAGATAAGTTTGCTGGTCAGCAAGATAATACGGATATTGCGAAAGCGATTTTTGCAATATTAGACAATTAAATCACTGATTGAGGAACGTCTCGACTGGCTTGCCAGTGAGGCGTTTCATTTGTCCAAAGATATACCAAATCGCACCAAATAATAACAACATACTTGGTATAACAATGACTGGGTAACTTAATGCGGTCATGCGCGCAAGCTCTTCAGTGTAAGCGGTGGTACCCGGTTCAGAAACCAATATCCACTTCGCTAAACCATAGTTCAATGCTGATGATAAAAAGAATGAACTTGCTACAATATAGTTACTAATATCGATTTTTTTCTCAAAACTAGCTTCATTGTTGTTGTGTGCTAATGCTTCGCCTAGTTTTGGCCAGTTGATGAGCGTGTCATTCAGCACCAGAATTTTGATCAAGGGTTTTTTCATATAACGGGTGATGAGTACCGCAAGGCCAATAAGCCCAGGAATGGCAGCCTCTTTGATTGCAATATATTCGGCAGGCAGTTTAAGTAAGCTGATCCCACCGGTCAATAACACACTGATGATCCCTAACACCGAGAAAAAATTGACCTTTTTTTCTTTGGCTAATTCAAACAGACCATAACCAAGCGGGAACGCCAATGCCACCGCAATGCTCCACAATGGACCAAGATACTCTTCTTTACTAGCATATGACATGATCATTACAGGAATGATGATGTTAAAGGCAAGGTTACCGAAGAAATTTTGATTTTGTGGTTGGGCGGGTTTGGTATTGGTCGATGCGCTCACTGCGGCCTCTGGAAAATGAAAATAAAAAACTAGTTTGTCGCAAAAAGCTAAGCGATGCAATCCCTTAAACTATGACATGTGGAATAAAGCGTGACATATCCTGTGTGATCATATTTGCATCTTCTCGAATCGATATCCCTGCAGGTAAGTCATCCACAAGCCAGGAGCCAATCAGAGTGTAGTGTTGTTCGAACTTTGGTAATTCGGTAAAAGCCTGATAAATATACCCTTCGTTTCCATAAGGACCATCTGAACTATAAGTTGTTTGTCCATCATTAATAATAATAATATTGGCACCTTCGCGAGAAAAGATCGGTTTTTTGACCCATTTACCGGTATCTATGTTGTTGGCTTCATCAGCAAAATAGGCTGGCAATAGATTAGGGTGATTGGGAAAGAGTTTCCACAGCATAGGCAACAAGGCTTTATTCGAAATAATTGCTTTATAAGCAGGCTCTAGCCAATGCACTTGACTGGAATAAAGGTGCTCAGCAAAGGGATCGGCAAAAATGTTTTCCCATGGATAGAGTTTGAAACAATGCGAAATGACGCGGTCGAGTTTGTCGGTATAAAAGCCCTCAGGTGAGACCCCCATGTCTTCAATAAAAACAAAAAAGTCTCTTAGTCCGGCTTCTGCCGCGCAATCTTGTAAATACTGAACGGTTCCGCGATCTTCGATCGTGTCTTTGCAGCAAGCAAAGTGCATTTGCGACATCTGATAGTACTCACGCAGATTGGCAAAGCGGTGCACAAGTTTCTCTTGTAGTGAATTAAACTGGTCAGTATGAGGAGGCAATATGCCACTTTGAACTTGTTCTTCTAACCACAGCCACTGCCAGAATCCGGTTTCATATAAACTCGTCGGCGTGTCTGCGTTGTTTTCGAGTAATTTGGCGGGGCCTTTGCCATTGTAGGCAAGGTCCATACGGCTATACAAACTGGGCGCTTTATGGATCCAGCTATCGCGTACCAAATCCCACATCGATTCGGGAATACAAAATTGTCGTAAATACTGCTCGTCATGCACGACCGCATCGACTACCGCTAGACACATCTGGTGCAGTTCTGCAGTCGGGTCTTCTATCTCTTGCTCAATTTGTTGGAGTGTAAATTGATAAAAAGCGGATTCATCCCAGTAAGGCTCGCCATACATGGTATGAAAGTGAAAGCCGTATTCGAGTGCTTTAGCTTGCCAGTTTGGACGTTCTGCGCAAGTTTGTCGAATCATTGCGTGCTGAACCTAACCACCAAAACCTCGTGAGCTACTGCGGGTGGCAACGGATTTACCAAATCCACCTCTAGATAAGGTGCGACTCGCAGTTGGTTTGGCTTTGAAATCACTGCCGTATACTTTGGTCGCCGTTCTATGGGTGCCACCAAAGCTTTTGCCAGACGCGTCAAACCATTGATTTCGCAAAGATGAGCGACGCGAATACGAAGTGAATAAAGGTTGAGAATAATAGCGTTTTTTCTTTTTTTTCTTAAAATCGATATCCCAATCATCATCTTGAAACAGCATGCGACTTAGCATAAATCCGGCCATGAAAGGCATAAAGAAAGAGCCGTTTTCGTTGCTAACGTATTCACATCGGTCTTCACCAAATTCAAATTCGCAGTCGCGCTCATTACTGAATCGAGGTGCAGTTCTGACCGCGTCTTCAACCGCGCTTTCATAAGCATATTGGCACTGTTCAAAAAATCCTGGGTTGTTGTCGGTACACTCACCTAGTGAGCGATAGATATCAGCGACTTCGGGTTCTTCACCGCAACCCGATAATAAAACCGCAGCAATTCCTACAGCTAGCGGTTTGACAGCAAATACTTTGCGGTAACGATTAAGCTGGATGGCGCTGCGTTTGGTACTTTTTGAGGACATGGTCATGGTAAGTCCTTTTAGTAAGACATGCAAGCTGCGTTTAGAATACCCACGGCCACAGAAACCAAACCAAGCATGACCCCCGCAGACGTTTCATTGTTTTCAATACGTTCACTAATCATTGGCATGAACGTCAGCTTGAGTATGACAAAAGCCAGAAGCTGAGCAACCAAAGCGACCAACGCCCATACGATAAAATCTATATAAGCAACGGAATTACTTGCAGCACCGCCGACAGCGATCGCAAAACCTACCACAGCGCCACCAAACGCAACCGCAGCAGCGGTATTTTGTTGTTCTTTGATAAGTTGCCACTCATTATGGGGGGTCACAAAGGCGTAGATAATTTTAAATAAAAACAACAAGGCAATGGCAGAACCAAAATACAGTGCAAAATTACCTGTGCTGGTCAATAAATCAAGCATTATGAATTCCTTCTACAAAAGCATGCCACTGCATGTCATTAATACGACTGCGAGCGATATAAAAAACGCGGTCGCCTGGGTGAATTTGAGTGTCAAAACTTGGGTTAACGATGATGTGTTGCTTGTCATCTGCTTTAGCATAGCCGATAAAAATGGCATCGTGGATGTGTTTTATTTGGATAAATATATCCGACACTTCAATACAGCCAACATCTTGAGGCACTATGGTTGAGTACTGTTCATGCCCATCAGCGACACTTAACAAATCGTGATGCAGCAACGATGAACCTGGATCAAAGGCGGACTTGGCCAGCATTTCAACCGCTACCGATGGGGTGCATTCGACATTAGGACAATGCTGTTGTAACAAACTCACCAAAGATTCGTCATTAAAGTATGCAACTATATGAGCATTGGGATTGTGCTTTGAACAAAATAGCGCAGTCGTCATGGTAATGTCATCATGTGGATTATCAATCAAGATGGTTTTGGCACTATTGACATTTGCTTTGTTCATATCTTCTTCACGGTTAAAAGATGACACGCGAACAAATTCAATTTCACCTGGCATAGGGTTTTCAATATCGGCTTTGACACACAGTACAATGTCGACTTTTTCGGTACTTTGTTGACGTTCTTTAAGCAGTAATTGCAACAATTGAATGGTGCGTTCATCGTTCCAACCTAAGATCAAAATATGTTGTTCGTTCATGATGCTCTTTAGTCCTCTAATATCCAGTTGCCATTGTCTGCTTAGCCAAGCGGCGATTCGTCCGATTACCAAAGCAAAAAGCGACAGTCCCACCGGAATCACAAATAAACTGACGACCCATTTGCCTGCATCCGTGGTTGGCGAAAAATCACCGTATCCGACGGTCGATGTTGTGACAATAATGTAGTACACAAAATCCGTTGGCGAAGTAACACTGATTTCCCCCACGGCATATAGTAGTGCCCATGTGGTCACAACATAACCAAGCAACACCAAAGCGATATTAGTGCCACTGGCGTGATTGAAGTATTTTACAAAGGAGCGTTTGACTTTTTGCCAGAGAGTCATGTGTTTGATTAATAATTAAAATGTGAATTTAGTCTACGAAGTTGCGAACCAAAAATCCACCGCAAAATGTAAGAAAGCATGACCATTGCGTTTAATACAAAAAGCCCACTTCAGTGAGATGGGCAAATCGGCTTTTGGAGCAGACACACTAAATCACTGTGTTACACTAACTCTAGTCGGTTCCCCCAAATTCTGATGTGCGACTTTTTACACCTAGGTATATCAATCAATACCGACAGTTTTACTTGCCTTGTATGCCGACCAAAGTACAATATCGGCAAATTTCTGAGGTAGCGTATGAAAACATCTGATTTTGGCTTTGATTTACCAGAGCATTTGATTGCCAAGTATCCCACAGCAGACCGAACAGCGTCTAGGTTACTTCATTTAAATGGTAAAACAGGGGCGGTAGCAGACTATCGATTCCCACAAATGTTGGAGTTTGTGGAAGAAGG encodes:
- a CDS encoding NAD-dependent epimerase, yielding MKILVTGAAGFIGAHVVRALLERGDQVVGLDNLNDYYDPQLKYDRLEWINSHPNRNLFAFHKLNVADRDSLASLFAAERFERVIHLAAQAGVRYSIDNPHAYIDSNIVGFMNILEGCRHHQVHHLVYASSSSVYGANESMPFSVSDNVDHPVSLYAASKKANELMAHTYSHLFGLPTTGLRFFTVYGPWGRPDMAPIKFAKAILADAPIKVYNYGNHRRDFTYIDDIVNGVVRICDHIATPDPDWQGDAPKPASSKAPWRVYNIGAQTPVHLLTFIETLEHALGKTADKQMLPMQPGDVQDTFADVEALVNAVDYRPAVGVEEGVARFIRWYRNYHSDAATS
- a CDS encoding malate synthase G, producing the protein MTQYIRRGKLSVATELDQFIEQQAIANTGVDFAHFWTAFEQILENFVPRNQALLEKRDQLQAQIDGFHVGQPEADFDQYKAFLQEIGYLVEAPSESRVETANVDAEIATLAGPQLVVPINNARYALNAVNARWGSLYDALYGTDVISEDDGAEKTNGYNATRGQKVIAQARQYLDTIAPLEVGSHTDATAYTITEGQLAIALKDGSSTSLQQPQQVVGYQGSLTNPSAILLRNNGLHVELQFATDHPIADADPASIKDIVIESALTTIMDCEDSVAAVDAEDKTLVYQNWLGLMQGSLSIEMNKNGKAITRKMQADRIYTTFDSGNLTLSGRSLMFVRNVGHLMTNDAILFNDQPIPEGIMDGMITSLIGMHDLKGNSPFQNSKENSIYIVKPKMHGPEEVAFANDLFNAIEDALGLERYTLKIGIMDEERRTSVNLQACIAAARFRTVFINTGFLDRTGDEIHTSMKAGAFAPKGELKQRPWIGAYEKANVTTGLACEMSGKAQIGKGMWPIPDQMANMMEAKVAHPQAGANTAWVPSPTAATLHALHYHQINVFALQEQMKAESFDGIDTILDIPLMEAGRTLSTDEIQRELDNNIQGILGYVVRWVHQGVGCSKVPDINNVGLMEDRATLRISAQHIANWLEHKLVSLEQVDETMARMAQLVDEQNANDADYIPMCPDLANSIGYQAARDLIILGTVQPSGYTEPLLHARRREMKALHGG
- a CDS encoding LysR family transcriptional regulator, giving the protein MNISKIDLNLLVYLDVLLREGSVTKAANQLSITQPAMSNGLKRLRDLFKDPLLVRTSEGMTPTKRALELRPVIRDVLSQLETSIQPETDFDPETSTRTFRIMTSDYAESTLLLELIDTINEQAPHITLDLITPSDVTFHDVEQGRVDMAINRFDDLPLSFHQKVIWYDNFSCVFAKSNDIANKFNLDSYLKAKHIWVSKTGFGIGVGIDPNEVQKLGWVDAELTKLGKKRNIRVFTRHYHAALQLAKTQNLIATLPSRAARIYADDPELEITAPPFDIPPIALKMAWSALLHHDAGHMWLRRLIAEVADNMANY
- a CDS encoding isocitrate lyase — protein: MSNYQETQNAFAELIGQNQAWNAISPEYATRMKLQNRFKTGLDIAKYTAGIMRKDMAEYDADSAQYTQSLGCWHGFIGQQKMIAIKKHQKTTDKKYLYLSGWMVAALRSEFGPLPDQSMHEKTSVADLIEELYTFLRQADARELGNLFKELDDARANGGDVAAAQAAIDNFETHVVPIIADIDAGFGNEEATYLLAKKFIEAGACCIQIENQVSDAKQCGHQDGKVTVPHEDFLAKINAVRYAFLELGVDDGVIVARTDSLGAGLTQKIPVSTSEGDLAEQYNAFLETSPVGSVDELKNGDTVMKLNGELVKPVRLPNGLYKFKENTGIDRVVLDCVTSLQNGADLLWIETEKPHVGQIAEMVNEIRKTVPNAKLVYNNSPSFNWTLNFRQQVFDAWSEAGKDVSAYIRADLMNAEYDNSELAAEADEKVRTFQADAAREAGIFHHLITLPTYHTAALSTDNLAKGYFGDEGMLAYVRGVQRQEIRQGLACVKHQAMAGSDLGDTHKEYFSGDQALKASGDDNTMNQFD
- a CDS encoding alkaline phosphatase, with protein sequence MLKKIFFASASAILFACSSTQVPDTTPAPVSELNQPLNIIMVVADGMGPAFTSAYKYYQDNATTPELEATWFDRHHVGMSTTFPAKVSGLVTDSAASATALAAGVKSYNGAIGMDVDKIPVRTVLHAAKAKGMKTGLAVTSQIVHATPAAYIAHNESRRNYDAIADQYFDLRYQDDFWVDVMLGGGTAYFDREDRNLAQEFIDAGYAYVTEYNALAQIEEPSRVLGLFAEKGLPWAIDDPQPQRLRTLTEHALKHLQHDEGFFLLVEASQVDWAGHANDITGVMAEMQDLHDTLLLLEEFQRVNPNTLVILTADHSTGGLTLAKDGEYRWSPEYLHNIPVSVESMVLTMQEKDMNGTERVQYLEQVLAFDLTIEQEEIVVLMDLSQGLRALTAQIKPFIDTKTNTGWTTTGHTAIDVQVYASGPYADKFAGQQDNTDIAKAIFAILDN
- a CDS encoding VC0807 family protein, whose amino-acid sequence is MSASTNTKPAQPQNQNFFGNLAFNIIIPVMIMSYASKEEYLGPLWSIAVALAFPLGYGLFELAKEKKVNFFSVLGIISVLLTGGISLLKLPAEYIAIKEAAIPGLIGLAVLITRYMKKPLIKILVLNDTLINWPKLGEALAHNNNEASFEKKIDISNYIVASSFFLSSALNYGLAKWILVSEPGTTAYTEELARMTALSYPVIVIPSMLLLFGAIWYIFGQMKRLTGKPVETFLNQ
- a CDS encoding glutathionylspermidine synthase family protein, encoding MIRQTCAERPNWQAKALEYGFHFHTMYGEPYWDESAFYQFTLQQIEQEIEDPTAELHQMCLAVVDAVVHDEQYLRQFCIPESMWDLVRDSWIHKAPSLYSRMDLAYNGKGPAKLLENNADTPTSLYETGFWQWLWLEEQVQSGILPPHTDQFNSLQEKLVHRFANLREYYQMSQMHFACCKDTIEDRGTVQYLQDCAAEAGLRDFFVFIEDMGVSPEGFYTDKLDRVISHCFKLYPWENIFADPFAEHLYSSQVHWLEPAYKAIISNKALLPMLWKLFPNHPNLLPAYFADEANNIDTGKWVKKPIFSREGANIIIINDGQTTYSSDGPYGNEGYIYQAFTELPKFEQHYTLIGSWLVDDLPAGISIREDANMITQDMSRFIPHVIV
- a CDS encoding DUF1190 domain-containing protein; this translates as MTMSSKSTKRSAIQLNRYRKVFAVKPLAVGIAAVLLSGCGEEPEVADIYRSLGECTDNNPGFFEQCQYAYESAVEDAVRTAPRFSNERDCEFEFGEDRCEYVSNENGSFFMPFMAGFMLSRMLFQDDDWDIDFKKKKKKRYYSQPLFTSYSRRSSLRNQWFDASGKSFGGTHRTATKVYGSDFKAKPTASRTLSRGGFGKSVATRSSSRGFGG